The following are encoded in a window of Peromyscus leucopus breed LL Stock chromosome X, UCI_PerLeu_2.1, whole genome shotgun sequence genomic DNA:
- the Prrg1 gene encoding transmembrane gamma-carboxyglutamic acid protein 1 — MRTQEFVHTYRVLTILIFFPIYFVLYFQKEFWSTYTKAQQGETNRGSDWFQFYLTFPLIFGLFIILLVIFLIWRCFLRNKTRRQTVAESHIPFPQHLNIITPPPPPDEVFDNSGLSPGFLEYVVGRSDSVSTRLSNCDPPPTYEEATGQMNLRRSETEPHLDPPPEYEDIINSSSASAIAMVPVVTTIK, encoded by the coding sequence ATGAGAACACAGGAATTTGTTCATACTTACCGTGTTTTGaccatactgattttttttcctatttattttgttttgtattttcagaaagaattttGGAGCACCTACACAAAAGCACAACAAGGAGAGACCAACAGAGGAAGTGACTGGTTTcaattttatcttacttttccATTAATCTTTGGCCTCTTCATTATTCTCCTTGTCATCTTCTTAATCTGGAGATGCtttctaagaaataaaactcGGAGACAAACAGTAGCTGAAAGCCACATTCCTTTTCCTCAACATCTTAATATTATtactccacctcctccaccagaTGAAGTCTTCGATAACAGTGGATTGTCTCCAGGCTTTTTAGAATACGTTGTTGGGCGCTCAGATTCTGTCTCCACTCGACTTTCCAACTGTGATCCCCCGCCGACCTATGAGGAAGCAACTGGCCAGATGAACTTGAGAAGAAGTGAAACAGAACCTCACTTAGACCCACCACCAGAATATGAAGACATAATTAACTCCAGCTCAGCTAGTGCCATTGCTATGGTGCCTGTGGTCACCACCATCAAATGA